CTGCGCCTTGTCGCGCTTGTCGAGCACCAGCGCGTTCGTGATGAGCGTCGGCGCGAGGCCGATCCCGGCGCAGTACCGGATCAGCGCGTGGATGTCGCGCCAGATGGTCGGCTCGCCGCCCTGGATGTCGATCGCGTCGTTCCCGTAGAACTCGACGAGGGTCCGGCAGATCTCCTGCGCCTTCTCCAGCGACATGAACGGGTGCTCGGGGTGCTCCTTGTCCTCGATCCGATCGAGGAAGTAGCAGAAGTGGCAGCGCAGGTTGCACGTCTGCCCGAGCCACAGCACGCCGCGGCGCGTGAGCGCTCGGGTCTTGCCGTGGGGCCGCGGCGCGGCGGCCGGGCGCGCGGCCGGCACCGCCAGGGCGAGGGCTCGCTCGAGCAGGATCTCCGGCGGCTCGATGTCCGCCGAGACCAGCGACTCCTTTCGCCTGAGCTGCACCAACGAAACGTTGCCATCCGTGCTTGTCTTCACGTGGTCCTCTCCTGGATTCGATCCTTCACGCACGGCGCGCGGCGCCCTGCCGCTTCACGTGACTGCTGCCGGGAAGTTGAACCGCACCGCGATCGGGGCGATAGGGGAGCGGCATGCGCGCGCGGCGACCTCCGGTGAGGGATCTCCTCGATCCATGACGTCGTCGGCGCTCCGCGAGGACGCCCCGCCGCCGGCGAGGCGAAGCGTCTCGGGCAGCATGGCGCTGAAGACCGCGAGCGATCTCGTCTCGCGCGGCGTCCGCATGCTCCTCGCCGTGGTCGCCGCGCGGCTCCTGGGGCCGGCGGGCTTCGGCGACTACAGCTACGCCTTCGCCGTGGGCTTCCTGCTCGGCGAGCTCGCGGACCTCGGCCTTCACCTGTTCATCGCGCGGGAGGTGGCCCGCGATCCCGGCGCTCCCATCGGCCCGCTCGTGCGCCTCAAGCTCGCCGTGACGCTGGCCGCCGGCGCCGTCGGCCTCGTTGTCGGCCTCCTCGCGGGCGCGGCCTCGCCGCGCCGGACGCTCGTGTGGCTGCTGACGGCCGCGTGGCTCATGGCCTCGTTCGTCGAGATGCTCAACCAGGTGTTCCGCGGGCACCAGCGGATGGAGCGCGAGGTGATGGTGGCGGTCACCATGGCCGTCACGTCCTTCGGCCTGGGGACGGGGGCGCTGCTCTCGGGGCTCGGCGCGCTCGGCCTGGCGTGGAGCCTCGTCGCGGGACACCTGGTCGCCCTCACGCTGGCCCTGACCCTCGCCGCCCAGCTGCTCGAGCGCCGGCAGTGGTCCAGCGAGGGCGCGGCGCTGCCGCAGGGCTTCCTCCGCGAGGCCGGGCCGCTCGCTGTGGTGATGCTCGCCAGCCCCCTCTACTTCCAGCTCGATCTCCTGATGCTGGGCTGGATGAGCACCCCCCACGCGGTCGGCGACATGAGCGCGGTCCAGCGCATGATCGGCGGCGCCATGATGCTGCCGGGCGTCGTGCGCGCGGCGGTCTTCCCCGCCTTCGTCGCCAGCCGCTCCGCGAGCGCCCGCAGGCGCCTCGCCACGCTCACCTTCGTCGGGCTCATGGCCGCGGGCGCGCTCATGAGCGCCGTCGTGTGGTGGATCGGCGGGCCGCTCGTCCGGATCGTGTTCGGCCCCGACTACGCGAGCGCCGTGCTGCCGCTGCAGCTCCTGACCACGGCGCTCGTGTGGATGGTGCCGGAGCTCGCCATCGGCCCGATGCTGTTCGCCGCGGGCCAGCAGCGCCCGTACGCGGCCCTCTGGACGGCCACCGTGCTCCTCATCGCCGCCGGGGACCTGTGGGCGGTGCCCGCGCACGGCGCCGCCGGCGCGGCCGCGGTGAAGCTCGTGGTCACGCTCGGCCTCGTGGCCGGCGAGGTGATCGTCCTCTTTCGCGTCAGGGACCACCTCGGGGCCTCCTGAGCGGCCGAGGAGCGGGCCTCTCGCGGCGTCGTCGATCGCCCGGCGTGCCACGTCAGTAGCTCCCCACGCCGAAGAGCATGCGCAGCGGCGTGATCGCCATGATCTTCAGGTCGCCCCAGAAGCTGGCGTTGGCCAGGTAGTAGATGTCGAGGATGACGCTCTGGTCGAAGGTCACCT
The DNA window shown above is from Sorangium aterium and carries:
- a CDS encoding oligosaccharide flippase family protein, whose product is MTSSALREDAPPPARRSVSGSMALKTASDLVSRGVRMLLAVVAARLLGPAGFGDYSYAFAVGFLLGELADLGLHLFIAREVARDPGAPIGPLVRLKLAVTLAAGAVGLVVGLLAGAASPRRTLVWLLTAAWLMASFVEMLNQVFRGHQRMEREVMVAVTMAVTSFGLGTGALLSGLGALGLAWSLVAGHLVALTLALTLAAQLLERRQWSSEGAALPQGFLREAGPLAVVMLASPLYFQLDLLMLGWMSTPHAVGDMSAVQRMIGGAMMLPGVVRAAVFPAFVASRSASARRRLATLTFVGLMAAGALMSAVVWWIGGPLVRIVFGPDYASAVLPLQLLTTALVWMVPELAIGPMLFAAGQQRPYAALWTATVLLIAAGDLWAVPAHGAAGAAAVKLVVTLGLVAGEVIVLFRVRDHLGAS